CGCGATCGAGGCCGGGTTCCAGAAGCGGGAGATCGAGCGGTCCGCGTACCGGATCGCCCAGGAGATCGACTCGGGCGAGCGGGTGGTGGTGGGGCTCAACCGGTTCGCGGTGGACGAGGAGGAGCCGTACGAGCCGTTGCGGGTCGACCCGACGATCGAGGCGGCTCAGGCCGAGCGGCTGGCCCGGCTGCGCGCCGAACGGGACGCCGACGCGGTGGCGCGGGCCCTCGCCGGGCTCCGGGCCGCTGCCGACGGGACGGAGAACGTGCTGTACCCGATGAAGGAGGCGCTGCGGGCCCGGGCCACGGTCGGTGAGGTCTGCGGGACGCTGCGCGAGGCGTGGGGGCTGTACCGGCCCACCGACCGGTTCTGATCGGACGATCGGCTGTTTTGCCAGGTCAAGGCGGGTTTGCTGGGCGTCGGCGGAGCTACAGTCGGAAGCGGATCCTCCGGCTAGGCCGGGGGCGGCGTGGCCCCCGACGGCGTCCGGGGTGTGCCCACCAGGTTTAGGGGTAACCCGACCGGGTGAACGCGGACGCACACGGTGTGCGGTCACGGCGGACGGGTGCGTGTGAGCGTCTTTATCCGGCTCGTTGCGGAGCGTGGTCGGCTAATTGTCGGAGTGTCCGTTCATCAGCCGGACTAATGCGACAATTCGCAACGGGGGCCCATGAGTGGCGCCGGGATTCGTGACCGCCGAGATCGGTTACGCGTTGTAGGAGGTGAGGGGCGGATGACGGCGTTCGACCGTGATCTACCTGCTGTCCCACACATCTCCGAGCGCCCTCAGCAGGGCATACGTGACGCTGCGCGGTCTGATCATTACCGTAACGAGGTTGCGCAGCGTCACCGCCGGAGGTCTAGGCTGTCTGCTGTCCCCGATGATCCATCCATCTCTAGTGATCGAGAATTCGACGTGACGAGTGCGTTGACGCTGCCCACGGGCAGCCAGCTGGCGTCGTCCTGGCCGGAGACGCCGCCCGGGTCCATCCCTCTGCCCCGCGATCTGGACCACCTCCTCGCGCTCCGCGTACCAGGGCTGATCGCTACGCGCCGTCACCTCCACTCGCACCCAGAGCTTTCCGGCACGGAGTTCGAGACGGCCGCCCTGATCGCCCGGGAGCTCTCACTGGCCGGGCTGCACCCACGGCTGCTGCCCAAGGGCAACGGCGTGATCTGCGACGTCGACGGCCGCCAGGACGGCCCGGTCATCGCGCTGCGCGCCGACATCGACGCCCTTCCGCTGCACGATCCCAAGGACGTGCCGTATCGGTCCACCGTGGAGGGCGTCTGCCACGCCTGCGGCCACGACGTGCACACCTCGATCCTGCTCGGCGTCGGCATGCTGCTGGCCCAGCTCGCCGACCTCGGTGAGCTGGACGGCCGGGTCCGGCTCATCTTCCAGCCCGCCGAGGAGATCCTGCCCTGCGGCTCGCTCGAGGTCATCGAGGCCGGCGGCCTGGACGACGTGGTGCAGATCTTCGCGCTGCACTGCGACCCGAACCTGCCGGTGGGCCAGGTCGGCCTGCGGGTCGGCCCGATCACCGCGGCCGCCGACAACGTCACCGTCCGGCTCTCCGGACCGGGCGGGCACACCGCCCGTCCGCACCTGACGGTCGACCTGGTCGACGCGCTCGGCCGGCTGATCACCGAGGTGCCCGCCCTGGTCAGCCGCCGGGTGCCGGCCAACAGCGGGCTGCTGCTGGTCTTCGGCCACGCCTCGGCCGGCACCCGCTACAACGTCATTCCCTCCGAGGCGTGCGCCTCGGGCACGCTGCGGGTGATGGACCGCGACACCTGGGAGCAGGCTCCCAAGATCGTGGCTCAGGTGGTCCGCGACGTGATCGCTCCGACCGGCGCCACGGTCGACCTGGAGTACCTGCGCGGCCGGCCGCCGGTGAGCAACGACTCCCGGGCCATCCAGGTGCTGACGGCAGCCACCGCCGCCGCGCTCGGCCCGCAAGGGATCGCCGAGACGCCGCAGAGCATGGGCGGCGAGGACTTCTCCTGGTATCTGGAGTACGTCCCCGGCGCCCTCGCCCGCCTCGGCGTGGGCCGTTCCGGCCCCAACGTCGACCTGCACCGCGCGTCCTTCGACGTGGACGAGCGGGCCATCCCGGCCGGCGTACGCGTCATGGTGCAGACCGCGCTGCGGGCACTGGCGGCGGCGCGCTGACCGGTGCCACCAGGGCCGGATCCTTCCGCCGCCGGCGCAGCACCAGCAGCAGCACCGCCAGCGGTACGCCGAGCGCCACCAGCCAGGGCAGCAGCGCGCCCAGCACGGTGAGCAGGACGGTCAGCGAGGCGACGAACGCCTTCCAGCCGCCCTTCAGCCCGACCAGGAAGCCGGTTTCGGTCTTCTCTTCGGCGGTCTTCGCCGCCGGGCCGGCCAGCGACACGGTGATCGTGGAGAGGGCGGTCAGGTCGGCCAGCCGCCGCTTCTTGGCCTCCAGTGAGGCCAGGTCCGCCTCCCGGCGACCAAGCTCGTTCTCCAGCGACACCAGGTCGGTGATCGAGGTGGCGCGGGCGAGCAGCCGGCGGGCGCTGTCCACCCGGGCCCGCTGACTGATGATCCGCGCGTCCAGGTCGACCGTCTCCTCGGTGACGTCCTGGGTGCTGATCTCCCGGCTCTGCTGCCGGCCGAGTTTGGCGATCTCGTCCACCACGCCGGAAAACTTCGGCGCCGGCACCCGCAACTGCAACTCCGCCACCGCGTCGGCCTCGGCGCTGTGTCGCTGGTCGCCACCGATGAAGCCACCGGCCCGGGTGACCACGGCAGTGACCTCGCGGGCGGCCGCGTCCACATCGTCCACCTGGACCCGCATCGCTCCGGTGTAGATGATCGCCCGCTGGTCGATCCGCAGGTCCGGTGCGCCGGCCCCGGCCGCCCCGGGCCCGCCAGCCCCGGCCGCCTCCGGTGCGCCCGCGGCGCTGTCCTTGTCCGCGGCGCCGCCGTTCGCGGCCGGCGCGTCGGCCGCCGAGCCGGCCGTGTCCCGCGCCCCGCTGTCGCCGGCACCGCACCCCGTCAACACCATCGCCGCCGCCAGTGCCGTTACCGCCAGCAGTGTGCCGTGGCGTCGTCCCGCCCGTTCGTCCATCCCCGCTCCTTCTGTCGTCAGCCGGTGTGGCGATACCTCGGACGCGGCGCGCTCGTCGGCTGGTTCCGGCAGACTGCGCTGAGGACGTCACGATTCGATAATCGAGGAGTCACGATGCGGCTCACCAAGTACGCCCACTCCTGCCTCCGGGTGGAACACGACGGGGGAGTGCTCGTCGTCGACCCCGGGGTGTTCAGCGATCCCGCAGCGCTGGAAGGTGCGGACGCGGTGCTGGTCACCCATGAACATGCCGACCACCTCGATGTGGCGGCGGTGTGTCTCCAGCTCGACCGGGGACCGCTCACGATCCACGGGCCCGCCTCGCTCGCCGGCACCCTCGGCGACGCGGCCGAGGCGCTACACCCGGTCGCGGCCGGCGAGTCGTTCACCGCCGCCGGGATCGCCATCCGCGCGTACGGCGGGCGGCACGCGGTGATCCACCCGGACATCCCGGTGGTGGACAACCTCGGTTTCCTGATCAACGACGTGGTCTACCACCCCGGGGACGCCCTGGTGGTGCCGGACGAAACCCCGGTCGACACGCTCTTCGCGCCGATCCACGCCCCCTGGTCGAAGTTCTCCGAGGTGGTCGACTTCATCCGGGCGGTCGCCCCCCGGCGTGCGTACGCGCTGCATGACGGGCTGCTCAACGCAAACGGGCTGGGCGTGCTCGACCGGCAGTACGCCGCGCTGTCCGGCACCGAGTACCAGCGTCTGGAGCCCGGTAGCCGGGTGGACGTCTGAGGCCATGCCCGGCCCCTCCCCGGAGCTGGTGGAGCAGCTCTACCGCACCCCACCGGAGCGGTTCGTGGCCGCCCGGGACGCCGCCGTGTCCGAGGCCCGCCGCGCCGGCGACCCGACCACCGCCCGGCAGTTGGCCCGACTGCGCCGCCCCACGGTGGCCGCCTGGCTGGTCAACCTGCTCGCCATCCACCGCCCCGAGCTGGTCGCCGACCTCGTCCAGCTCGCCGACGCGCTGCGTGCCGCCCAGCGGGAGTTGCGCGGGCCTCGGCTCCGGGAGCTGTCCGCGCAGCGTCGGGCGGTGGTGGCCGCCCTGGTCGCCGAGGTCCGCAAGCTCGCCGCAGCGGAGCCGGACGCCCCGCCGGCCAGCAAGCTGCCGCTGGCCGAGGTGGAGGCGACCCTGAACGCGGCGCTCTCCGACACCGAGGTCGCCGAGCAGGTCCGGGCCGGACGCCTGATCCGAGCGGCCAGCTACGCCGGCTTCGGCGAGGTGCCCCGCCCGCAGTTGCGGCTGGTCACCGGCGACGAAGAGGGGCCGGCCGTGGAACGCCCGGTCCGCCGCCCCGGTGCCCAGCGGGCCCGCCCCGAGGAGGCGGCCCCCCGTACCGACCGGGCCGCAGAGCGGGCCGAGCGGGCGGCGCAACGGGCGGCCCGCGCCGAGCGGGACCGGCAGCGCCGGGCACTGGACCGGGAACTGGCCAGGGCCCGCACCGACCAGGAGCGTGCCGAAGCCGAATTGACCGAGGCGACCGACCATGAGCGCGACGGCACCGCCGTACTCGATCGGATCGAGACCGAGCTGGCCGAGTTGGAGCGGCGGCGGGCGGTCGCGGAGCAGGATCTCAGCCGGGCCAAGCTGGCCCGGCGCGCGGCCGAGCGGGCGGTCACCGTGGCCCGGCGGCGCGCGGGCGAGGTCGAGGCGGCGGTCGAGGCGCTGGCGGCCGAAGAGGGGACTGCGGACTCCGGCGGTGGCCCGGCAGACTGACCATCGATGGACGACGACGAGCGGGCGGGCCGTCGCGGGCTGGCAGTCCCGGGTCGGGAATCCGCCGTGGCTGGTGGGCCGGTGCGCCCGGGGGTGGCGTTCGGATGACGCCGGAGCAGGTCGCCGCCGCCAGCAAGCCGGTCGTGCTCGACCTGGGCGACGGGTTCAGTCGATGCCCGACCACACTGCGCCGGGCTCGGCTGCTCGGCATCTCCGGCTGGGCCTTCTACATCAGCGGCAGGGCCGGCGCGCTCGGCGACGTACGGGCCGAGACGGCCGCCGCCGCCCTCGGCTTCATCGCCCCGGACGCGGTCGCGGACGGTTGGGACGCCGCGGCCCGGGTCCTCCGGCCGGCCGAGGTGGCTGCCGCGAGCCTCGCCGAGTGTTGCCGGTGGGGGACGCAGCACCTGGGCGCGCTGCCCGGCACCGAGCGCCTGGCCGGGCTGGTCGAGCGCGCGGTGACGGCGGCGGACGCCAGTGGCATGCCGCTCTTCGCCGCCTGGCGGGCCATGCCGCTGCCGGATCTCTCCGCCGGCGCACGGAGCGCCGCAGGGCTGCGACTGCTCCGCGAACACTTCACCGGCGCCTACCTGCTGGCGGTGCGCGCCGCCGGAATGACCCCGCTGGAGGCCGTGCTGGCCGGGCCCGAGGGGGAGGCCGGCGCGGTGGCCTGTGGCTGGCCGCCGCCGTACCCGCCGGTCGGGCCGCTGGTGCGTCGGCGGCTCTGGGCGGAGGCGGTGACCAACCGGCTGGCCGCGCCGGCGTTCGCGGTGCTCGGCGCCGCCGACGGCGCCGAGCTGGTGGAGCTGTTGCACCGGACCCGGGCCGACCTCGCCCCCACGCTGCCCCTCGGCCGGTGACGACGGGCTGTCCAAAAATGGGCGGCGCCGGCGGCGGTCGGCTGTCAGGATCACCTGCCGTGACCCTTCCCGCTGGCTGGACCACGCGCCGGCCCACCCTCGACGACGTTCCGGCGATCCTCGCGGTGGTGCACGCCGCCGACACCTTCGCCATCGGCCATCCCGACTTCGACGCCGAGGACGTCGCCGAGTCGCTGGGCGCCCCCTTCTTCGACCCCGCGCGGGACTCCTGGCTGGCGGTGGACCCGGACGACGCCGTGGTCGCCTGGGCGACCCTGGACAACCCGACCGGGGTCGGCCGGGAGTTCGTGGAGGTCTACGTCGACCCGGAGCGGGCCGCCGCGGTGCGGGCTCCGCTGCTGGCCCGGCAACTGGACCGGGTCGCCGAGCGGGCGGCCGAGCGGGGGCTGCCCGCGCTCACCGTCCGGTGCGCGGTCTTCGAGCCGGAACGCGACTGGGAACGGGACCTGCGCACGGCCGGGTTCACCCTGGCCAAGCGGTACGTCCGGATGAGCCGTCCGCTGGCCGACCTGCCCGCCGAGCCGCCCCCGCCGCCCGGCGTGACGGTCCGCCCGGTCCGCCCGGACGACGAGGCCGACCTGCGGGAGTTCCACCGGATCCACGACATCGCCTTCGGCGACACCCCGGACCACGAGCCGCTGTCGTACGAGCGGTGGCGGGCCCGGATCGGTGACGTGACCGCCTGGGACGAGTGGTTCGTCGCCGAGGTGGACGGGGTACCAGCCGGTGCGTTGCAGTCCTCGGACCAGGCGCTCGACCAGCAGGAGGGCTTCGTGCGGAGCCTGTCGGTGCTGCCCGCGTACCGCCGGCGGGGGGTGGGCGCCGCGCTGCTGCGCCGTGCCTTCGCCCGCTACGCCGAGAAGGGCCGGCAGTCGGCCGGCCTCGGGGTGGACCTCACCACCCCGACCGCGCCGCTGTCGCTCTACCGGTCGGTGGGCCTGCGGCAGACGCGGTGGACCGACATGTTCGAGGTGCTCGTCCCGGCGGCCGGTGTGTGATTGACGACCCCGGCCGGGGCCGACGAACGGTCCGGCCGGCGTCGGGAGCAGACTGAGGGCGTGCGATACGCCCTACGCCGACGCGGTGCCGGTGGGGCGGGACCGCAGCTCGGTGACGTAGTCGTCCGGCGCGCCCGCCTTCTCGGCGGCGTTCGCGATCTCCGAGAGATACCACGACGTCGGCAGGCCGCCCTCGTATCCGTCGAAGACGTAGATCCACGCGGTCACGTCGCCGTCGAGGGTGGAGACCCGGACGTGCAGCTTGCGGTACGTGCCGGCGGCCACCCCCTCAAGCTCGTCGAGCTGGGCCGCGTCGTACGGGTGGATGTCGTAGATCGCCACGAAGACGCGGTCGCCGGGGGACTCGACCAGAGTGCTCACCGCGCCCTCCCAGCCGATCACGTCCGCCCCGGCGAAGGTCAGCCGCCACCCCTCCAGCCAGCCGGTGCCCACCATCGGCGAATGCGGGCAGTAGGCGCGCATCCGGGCGGGGTCGAGATTTGAGCCGTAGGCGGCGTGATGACGCACGGCGATGACGATAGCCCTGCCGACGGGTGGGGGAGAATACGACTGTGCGTGTCGGGTGCGCTCGGGAGAAGAAAGTCACTGTGAGCATCGACGAAGGGCGAACGTTGTGAGCCGGATCGTGATCATCGGCGGGGGGCCGGCCGGGTACGAGGCGGCGCTGGTCGCCGCCCAGCTGGATGCCGATGTCACCGTGGTGGAGGCGGACGGCGCGGGCGGGGCCTGCGTGCTCTCCGACTGCGTACCGTCGAAGACCTTCATCGCCAGCTCGGGGGTGGTCACCGGTTACCGGGACACCGAGGAGTTCGGGGTGCACTCGGACGGCCTGGAGGCGGTCACCGTCGACGCGCGGGCGGTGCACGAGCGGGTCAAGCGACTCGCGCTGGCGCAGTCCGCCGACATCCACGCCAAGCTGCTCAAGGCGGGGGTCACCTTCGTGGCCGGCACCGCCCGGCTGGGCGAGGACGCTCTCGGGCACACCCACCGGGTCATCGTCACCCCGGCCGGCGGCGGCGAGGAGTACTCGATCGCCGCGTCCACCGTGCTGGTGGCCACCGGCTCGACGCCCCGCCAACTGCCCACCGCCGTACCGGACGGCGAGCGCATCCTGACCTGGCGTCAGGTGTACGACCTGCCGGAGTTGCCCGCGCACCTGATCGTGGTCGGCTCCGGCGTG
The nucleotide sequence above comes from Micromonospora sp. NBC_00389. Encoded proteins:
- a CDS encoding SCO6745 family protein, translated to MTPEQVAAASKPVVLDLGDGFSRCPTTLRRARLLGISGWAFYISGRAGALGDVRAETAAAALGFIAPDAVADGWDAAARVLRPAEVAAASLAECCRWGTQHLGALPGTERLAGLVERAVTAADASGMPLFAAWRAMPLPDLSAGARSAAGLRLLREHFTGAYLLAVRAAGMTPLEAVLAGPEGEAGAVACGWPPPYPPVGPLVRRRLWAEAVTNRLAAPAFAVLGAADGAELVELLHRTRADLAPTLPLGR
- a CDS encoding DUF4349 domain-containing protein, which encodes MTTEGAGMDERAGRRHGTLLAVTALAAAMVLTGCGAGDSGARDTAGSAADAPAANGGAADKDSAAGAPEAAGAGGPGAAGAGAPDLRIDQRAIIYTGAMRVQVDDVDAAAREVTAVVTRAGGFIGGDQRHSAEADAVAELQLRVPAPKFSGVVDEIAKLGRQQSREISTQDVTEETVDLDARIISQRARVDSARRLLARATSITDLVSLENELGRREADLASLEAKKRRLADLTALSTITVSLAGPAAKTAEEKTETGFLVGLKGGWKAFVASLTVLLTVLGALLPWLVALGVPLAVLLLVLRRRRKDPALVAPVSAPPPVPAARSAP
- a CDS encoding MBL fold metallo-hydrolase, with amino-acid sequence MRLTKYAHSCLRVEHDGGVLVVDPGVFSDPAALEGADAVLVTHEHADHLDVAAVCLQLDRGPLTIHGPASLAGTLGDAAEALHPVAAGESFTAAGIAIRAYGGRHAVIHPDIPVVDNLGFLINDVVYHPGDALVVPDETPVDTLFAPIHAPWSKFSEVVDFIRAVAPRRAYALHDGLLNANGLGVLDRQYAALSGTEYQRLEPGSRVDV
- a CDS encoding gamma-glutamylcyclotransferase; translated protein: MRHHAAYGSNLDPARMRAYCPHSPMVGTGWLEGWRLTFAGADVIGWEGAVSTLVESPGDRVFVAIYDIHPYDAAQLDELEGVAAGTYRKLHVRVSTLDGDVTAWIYVFDGYEGGLPTSWYLSEIANAAEKAGAPDDYVTELRSRPTGTASA
- a CDS encoding amidohydrolase; translated protein: MTSALTLPTGSQLASSWPETPPGSIPLPRDLDHLLALRVPGLIATRRHLHSHPELSGTEFETAALIARELSLAGLHPRLLPKGNGVICDVDGRQDGPVIALRADIDALPLHDPKDVPYRSTVEGVCHACGHDVHTSILLGVGMLLAQLADLGELDGRVRLIFQPAEEILPCGSLEVIEAGGLDDVVQIFALHCDPNLPVGQVGLRVGPITAAADNVTVRLSGPGGHTARPHLTVDLVDALGRLITEVPALVSRRVPANSGLLLVFGHASAGTRYNVIPSEACASGTLRVMDRDTWEQAPKIVAQVVRDVIAPTGATVDLEYLRGRPPVSNDSRAIQVLTAATAAALGPQGIAETPQSMGGEDFSWYLEYVPGALARLGVGRSGPNVDLHRASFDVDERAIPAGVRVMVQTALRALAAAR
- a CDS encoding GNAT family N-acetyltransferase, whose protein sequence is MTLPAGWTTRRPTLDDVPAILAVVHAADTFAIGHPDFDAEDVAESLGAPFFDPARDSWLAVDPDDAVVAWATLDNPTGVGREFVEVYVDPERAAAVRAPLLARQLDRVAERAAERGLPALTVRCAVFEPERDWERDLRTAGFTLAKRYVRMSRPLADLPAEPPPPPGVTVRPVRPDDEADLREFHRIHDIAFGDTPDHEPLSYERWRARIGDVTAWDEWFVAEVDGVPAGALQSSDQALDQQEGFVRSLSVLPAYRRRGVGAALLRRAFARYAEKGRQSAGLGVDLTTPTAPLSLYRSVGLRQTRWTDMFEVLVPAAGV